A window of the Streptomyces sp. Ag109_O5-10 genome harbors these coding sequences:
- a CDS encoding TetR/AcrR family transcriptional regulator has protein sequence MALADMIAARRPQRIDARRNFDAVLAAAEAAFTELGAEVSMEEIAKRAGVGVATLYRNFPTRADLMECVYMVSVDELVRYGHGIDPTDPHAALVDWLRHLVTHLATKHVLTAVLTRESRAYQPSREAIYAVADPLFARAQQAGEVRADVDADDVMRLIFAATAGTYRDDAQRERAVQIILDGIRPTRTTPA, from the coding sequence ATGGCTCTGGCCGACATGATCGCGGCTCGCCGCCCACAACGGATCGACGCGCGCCGCAACTTCGACGCGGTCCTGGCCGCGGCCGAGGCGGCATTCACCGAACTGGGCGCGGAGGTGTCCATGGAGGAGATCGCCAAGCGTGCCGGAGTCGGCGTCGCCACGCTCTACCGCAACTTCCCGACGCGTGCCGATCTGATGGAGTGCGTCTACATGGTCTCCGTGGACGAACTGGTCCGCTACGGCCACGGCATCGACCCCACCGACCCGCACGCCGCCCTCGTCGACTGGCTACGGCACCTCGTAACCCATCTGGCGACCAAGCACGTGCTCACCGCCGTCCTGACCCGCGAGTCGCGGGCCTACCAGCCCAGCCGCGAGGCCATCTACGCCGTCGCCGACCCCTTGTTCGCCCGCGCCCAGCAGGCCGGCGAGGTGCGTGCCGACGTCGACGCCGACGACGTCATGCGCCTGATCTTCGCCGCCACCGCCGGCACCTACCGCGACGACGCCCAACGCGAGCGAGCCGTCCAGATCATCCTCGACGGCATCCGGCCGACACGGACGACACCCGCATGA
- a CDS encoding aldo/keto reductase yields MSTPPASTLTLGGELTVGRIGYGAMQLTGKQVWGDYPDRAGAIALLRTAVEAGVTFIDTADVYGPHTNELLIREALHPYPENLVIATKGGFVRGGFDYSTLGAVGNPNYLRQAAYLSARRLGLDRLDLYYLHSGRAVDTPFEQQVETLAALRDEGLIRHIGLSNVTLEQLRTAQGITPIAAVTAHYNLAVRTGADLLQAAARDGIAFSPWHPVTLTEGPDTPEVMAVVETIATRHGVTARQLALAWHLHRSPGSLPIPGTTSIEHLRENLAAAQVALSADEVAELTALTPER; encoded by the coding sequence ATGTCCACTCCTCCCGCATCCACCCTCACCCTCGGCGGCGAACTGACCGTCGGTCGCATCGGCTACGGCGCCATGCAGCTGACCGGAAAACAGGTCTGGGGCGACTACCCCGACCGGGCCGGCGCCATCGCGCTGTTGCGCACAGCCGTCGAGGCGGGGGTCACCTTCATCGACACCGCCGACGTCTACGGCCCGCACACCAACGAACTGCTCATCCGCGAGGCCCTGCATCCCTACCCCGAGAACCTGGTCATCGCCACCAAGGGCGGGTTCGTGCGCGGCGGGTTCGACTACTCCACCCTCGGCGCCGTGGGCAACCCGAACTACCTGCGTCAGGCCGCGTACCTCTCCGCCCGACGACTCGGACTGGACCGGCTCGACCTGTACTACCTGCACAGTGGCCGGGCCGTCGACACACCGTTCGAGCAGCAAGTGGAAACCCTCGCCGCGCTGCGCGACGAAGGTCTGATCCGGCACATCGGACTTTCCAACGTCACGCTCGAGCAACTGCGCACCGCCCAAGGCATCACACCCATCGCCGCCGTCACCGCGCACTACAACCTCGCCGTACGCACCGGCGCTGACCTGCTGCAAGCAGCCGCGCGCGACGGTATCGCCTTCTCGCCCTGGCACCCGGTCACCCTGACCGAAGGCCCTGACACCCCCGAGGTGATGGCGGTGGTCGAGACGATCGCGACCCGCCACGGCGTCACCGCGCGACAGCTCGCCCTGGCCTGGCATCTGCACCGTAGCCCGGGGAGCCTTCCGATCCCCGGCACCACCAGCATCGAGCACCTGCGCGAGAACCTCGCCGCCGCACAGGTCGCCCTGTCCGCCGACGAGGTCGCCGAACTGACCGCCCTGACCCCCGAAAGGTGA
- a CDS encoding MBL fold metallo-hydrolase, with translation MTDLEYSVYVTPSKPAVSDDLPPGEARRMWSPTAATLIHGERDAVLVDPLMTIDESRALADWVANTGKNVTTVFVTHAHGDHFFGAPAILERFPHAKLVSTPGVVEFMQAQYGPRWFDGFWNPRFPGQISETRLIAEPLGDDALIELEGEQLHAIELGHADTDGSAALHVPSIGLVVAGDAVYGDVHLYLAESEGTGRGDWLNVLDTIEKLAPTAVVSGHKRDGDPDDPEDIARTRRYIQDFDTAAEKATGYQDLYDAMVALYPDRLNRGVLWNSAKSVKG, from the coding sequence ATGACCGACCTCGAATACTCCGTGTATGTCACCCCGTCCAAGCCGGCGGTCTCCGACGACCTGCCCCCGGGCGAGGCGCGCCGGATGTGGTCGCCCACCGCCGCCACCCTGATCCACGGCGAGCGCGACGCGGTGCTCGTCGACCCGCTGATGACCATCGACGAATCCCGCGCCCTGGCCGACTGGGTGGCGAACACCGGCAAGAACGTCACCACCGTCTTCGTCACCCACGCGCACGGCGACCACTTCTTCGGCGCCCCGGCGATCCTCGAACGCTTCCCGCACGCCAAGCTCGTCTCGACTCCGGGCGTGGTGGAGTTCATGCAGGCCCAGTACGGTCCGCGTTGGTTCGACGGATTCTGGAACCCCCGCTTCCCCGGCCAGATCTCCGAAACCCGTCTGATCGCCGAACCGCTGGGTGACGACGCACTGATCGAACTCGAAGGCGAGCAGCTCCACGCGATCGAACTGGGCCACGCCGACACCGACGGCTCCGCGGCCCTCCACGTCCCCTCCATCGGCCTGGTCGTCGCCGGCGACGCGGTCTACGGCGACGTCCACCTCTACCTCGCCGAGTCCGAGGGCACCGGACGCGGCGACTGGCTCAACGTACTCGACACCATCGAAAAGCTCGCACCCACCGCCGTCGTGTCCGGACACAAACGCGACGGCGACCCGGACGACCCCGAGGACATCGCCCGCACCCGCCGCTACATCCAGGACTTCGACACCGCCGCCGAAAAGGCCACCGGGTACCAAGACCTCTACGACGCGATGGTTGCGCTCTACCCCGACCGGCTCAACCGCGGCGTCCTGTGGAACTCCGCCAAGTCCGTCAAGGGATAG
- a CDS encoding xanthine dehydrogenase family protein molybdopterin-binding subunit has product MTRMRGVTRQDGSDKVTGAALYAADYNADDQLYAVLVGATITAGRVSGYDVAEARRDPGVVHVLTELPAVDQAFVTLPSPPLATRFLPMQGNVVHYWGQPVAMVLAESLEVAEGAASRVRVHYEREPFINPDTAVAVPPSPESGYGMLDALEFRKGDAAGALAEARVRVRGTYTQPSRHGNPMEPSAIVAEWHDGRLTVHDSVQHVYAVRDTLAAALGMTADKVRVVSPHTGGGFGTKAFVWPHEILAAMAAKAVGRPVKLVLTRQDMYSIVGYQPLLEHRVSLGADERGELRAIVHEADNITAVTDDYVEFGTGPSKALYASPNISTSQRVRRGHVNLSSFMRSPIDGPGTWALGSAMDELARTLSMDPLALRLVNYAETHPADGTPWSSKKLREAYEEGARRFGWWERPEGGTRDGHWLIGCGMADCTQGQFRFTSQARVRLRADGTAQVEAGYTDIGAGSTTIFPQIAAETLGIDIRSVKGVSGDTDLPYAGPTYGSGTTLAMGTAVHLAANAVLRRLAGLLSWPAEEVRADSGALAWGDQRRSYADILRAAHLDEVVGDGEMALPGGAFADAGAPGVASRTFGAMFVEVGVDPDLGLLRLRRATGVYSVGAVVNERTARSQMIGGLVWGWGMAAMEASHYDPQLGHWLSQDLAGVALPVNADIPPHIDMSFVDEFDPYAGPLGAKGIGELSATGIAAAVANAVFDATGRRVRDLPITPEKLLDPRM; this is encoded by the coding sequence ATGACCCGCATGCGTGGCGTGACGAGGCAGGACGGCTCCGACAAGGTCACCGGAGCGGCGCTGTACGCGGCCGACTACAACGCGGACGATCAGCTGTACGCGGTCCTGGTCGGCGCGACGATCACCGCGGGCCGGGTCAGCGGGTACGACGTCGCCGAGGCGAGGCGGGATCCGGGCGTTGTCCACGTGCTCACGGAACTGCCGGCCGTCGACCAGGCGTTCGTCACACTTCCGAGCCCTCCGCTCGCGACCCGCTTCCTTCCCATGCAGGGGAACGTCGTGCACTACTGGGGCCAGCCAGTGGCCATGGTTCTGGCCGAATCCCTGGAAGTCGCCGAGGGCGCCGCGTCTCGTGTTCGGGTGCACTACGAGCGTGAGCCGTTCATCAACCCGGACACGGCCGTGGCCGTACCGCCGTCGCCGGAGAGCGGTTACGGGATGCTCGACGCACTGGAGTTCCGCAAGGGCGACGCGGCCGGTGCGCTCGCCGAGGCCCGCGTGCGCGTCCGGGGCACTTATACCCAGCCGTCCCGGCACGGCAACCCGATGGAGCCGAGCGCGATCGTCGCCGAGTGGCACGACGGTCGGCTGACCGTCCACGACTCGGTTCAGCACGTTTATGCGGTGCGGGACACCCTCGCCGCGGCCCTCGGTATGACGGCAGACAAGGTGCGGGTGGTCTCTCCCCACACCGGCGGCGGCTTCGGAACCAAGGCGTTCGTCTGGCCGCACGAGATCCTCGCCGCCATGGCCGCCAAGGCCGTCGGCCGCCCGGTGAAGCTGGTGCTCACCCGCCAGGACATGTACAGCATCGTCGGCTACCAGCCGCTGCTGGAGCACCGAGTATCCCTGGGGGCCGACGAACGCGGCGAGCTGCGGGCGATCGTCCACGAGGCCGACAACATCACGGCCGTCACCGACGACTACGTGGAATTCGGCACCGGGCCCTCCAAAGCGCTCTACGCTTCCCCGAATATCTCCACGAGTCAGCGGGTGCGGCGCGGCCACGTCAACCTGTCGTCGTTCATGCGCTCGCCCATCGACGGCCCCGGCACGTGGGCACTCGGTTCCGCCATGGACGAGCTGGCCCGCACCCTGTCCATGGACCCGCTGGCCCTGCGCCTGGTCAACTACGCGGAGACCCACCCCGCCGACGGCACGCCCTGGTCGTCGAAGAAGCTCCGGGAGGCGTACGAGGAGGGTGCCCGGCGCTTCGGCTGGTGGGAGCGGCCCGAAGGCGGCACCCGGGACGGGCACTGGCTCATCGGCTGCGGCATGGCCGACTGCACACAGGGACAGTTCCGCTTCACCTCGCAGGCCCGGGTCCGGCTGCGGGCCGACGGCACGGCGCAAGTCGAGGCCGGCTACACCGACATCGGAGCGGGCTCCACGACGATCTTTCCGCAGATCGCCGCCGAGACGCTCGGTATCGACATCCGCTCCGTCAAGGGCGTGTCGGGCGACACGGACCTGCCGTATGCCGGTCCCACCTACGGATCAGGCACGACACTCGCCATGGGGACCGCGGTGCACCTGGCCGCCAACGCCGTCCTGCGCCGGCTCGCCGGGCTGCTCTCCTGGCCGGCCGAAGAGGTGCGGGCCGACTCCGGCGCCCTCGCCTGGGGCGACCAGCGCCGGTCGTACGCCGACATCCTGCGTGCGGCGCACCTCGACGAAGTGGTCGGCGACGGCGAGATGGCCCTTCCGGGCGGCGCCTTCGCCGATGCGGGAGCACCGGGCGTCGCGTCCCGCACCTTCGGTGCCATGTTCGTCGAGGTGGGCGTCGACCCGGACCTCGGCCTGCTGCGGCTGCGCCGTGCGACAGGGGTCTACAGCGTCGGCGCGGTGGTCAACGAACGCACCGCCCGATCCCAGATGATCGGCGGACTGGTGTGGGGCTGGGGCATGGCCGCCATGGAGGCCAGCCACTACGATCCGCAGCTGGGCCACTGGCTGTCTCAGGACCTCGCCGGAGTGGCACTGCCGGTGAACGCCGACATCCCACCTCACATCGACATGTCCTTCGTCGACGAGTTCGACCCGTATGCCGGGCCGCTGGGCGCCAAGGGGATCGGTGAGCTGTCCGCCACCGGCATCGCCGCGGCCGTGGCCAACGCGGTGTTCGACGCTACGGGACGGCGGGTTCGGGACCTGCCGATCACCCCCGAGAAGCTTCTGGACCCCCGTATGTGA
- a CDS encoding xanthine dehydrogenase family protein subunit M — MRPFTYLRAESLPDALDSARTEDAMFLAGGTELLNWARIGIESPRHLIDIGRLPRLHEITSSGDGLRIGALARLNDVAQDPRVEASYPVLAQAILQAASAQLRNLATIGGNPVQRTRCPYFRSNGPVACNKRVPGSGCAALHGANERLAVFGWTEDCVAVQPSDPAVALACLDADIITEHVDGGRRIAAAEFHTLPADDPAAHNVLRSGELITGIELGAPAPRSAYVKVRERQSYEFALVSAAAAVEVRDGLISRARLALGSVALRPWRLYDAEQALVGLHPGTPEVVDAVTSGFAAGRPLSSNAYKIPLARNTALRALELALEA; from the coding sequence ATGCGACCGTTCACCTACCTACGGGCCGAATCGCTGCCCGACGCCCTGGACAGTGCGCGCACGGAGGACGCCATGTTCCTCGCCGGCGGCACCGAACTGCTCAACTGGGCGCGGATCGGCATCGAGTCGCCGCGCCACCTGATCGATATCGGCCGGCTGCCACGGCTGCACGAGATCACGTCTTCCGGCGACGGGCTGCGCATCGGAGCGCTGGCCCGGCTCAACGACGTGGCCCAGGACCCTCGTGTCGAGGCGTCGTACCCCGTGCTCGCCCAGGCCATTCTCCAGGCCGCCTCCGCGCAGTTGCGCAATCTGGCCACCATCGGTGGCAACCCGGTGCAACGTACCCGGTGCCCCTACTTCCGGTCGAACGGTCCGGTGGCCTGCAACAAGCGTGTCCCCGGCTCCGGTTGCGCGGCCTTGCACGGGGCCAACGAGCGGCTGGCCGTCTTCGGCTGGACCGAGGACTGCGTGGCTGTTCAGCCGTCGGACCCCGCTGTCGCGCTCGCCTGCTTGGACGCCGACATCATCACCGAGCACGTGGACGGCGGCCGCAGGATTGCGGCGGCCGAGTTCCACACCCTGCCCGCCGATGACCCGGCCGCCCACAACGTCCTGCGTTCCGGAGAGCTGATCACCGGCATCGAACTGGGGGCGCCCGCGCCCAGGTCGGCCTACGTCAAGGTACGGGAACGCCAGAGCTACGAGTTCGCTCTCGTCTCCGCCGCCGCAGCGGTCGAGGTCCGGGACGGTCTGATCTCCCGTGCGCGCCTGGCTCTCGGTTCTGTGGCGCTGCGTCCCTGGCGCCTGTACGACGCGGAACAGGCACTGGTGGGCCTGCACCCCGGCACCCCCGAGGTGGTGGACGCCGTCACCTCGGGCTTCGCGGCCGGCAGGCCGCTGTCTTCGAACGCGTACAAGATCCCGCTCGCCCGCAACACCGCGCTGCGTGCCCTCGAACTGGCCCTGGAGGCGTGA
- a CDS encoding (2Fe-2S)-binding protein: MPDERLIPETTVTLQVNGTTTQVVCDVRTSLLDLLRERLRLTGTKKGCNRGECGACTVHLDGRRVNACMVLAASADGSEVTTIEGLARDGELHPVQKAFIEADAFQCGFCTPGQIMSAVCCIREGHTGSNEEIREWMSGNICRCSAYPQIAAAVEAAAGKER, from the coding sequence ATGCCGGACGAGAGACTCATCCCCGAGACCACAGTGACCTTGCAGGTCAACGGAACGACGACACAGGTGGTGTGCGATGTGCGCACATCTCTTCTTGATCTTCTCCGCGAGCGGCTTCGGCTGACCGGAACGAAGAAGGGCTGCAATCGGGGAGAGTGCGGCGCCTGCACGGTCCACCTCGACGGGCGTCGGGTCAACGCGTGCATGGTGCTGGCCGCGAGCGCCGACGGCTCCGAGGTGACGACGATCGAAGGACTCGCGCGGGACGGTGAACTGCACCCCGTCCAGAAGGCTTTCATCGAGGCTGATGCCTTCCAGTGCGGGTTCTGCACTCCCGGCCAGATCATGTCGGCCGTCTGCTGCATCCGGGAGGGCCACACCGGATCGAACGAGGAGATCCGTGAATGGATGAGCGGGAACATCTGCCGCTGTTCCGCCTACCCGCAGATCGCTGCCGCCGTCGAGGCAGCGGCCGGAAAGGAGCGGTGA
- a CDS encoding antibiotic biosynthesis monooxygenase family protein, translating into MSHSLASKTSTDGPVTVIKSYVVPTGEADRFTVVYQENARIMAAQPGFLRSRLHRPLAEGPETRFVHIAEWTSGTALDKATDNPEWHASLQRMFDDPDLHITSEPASYRVVVELHPS; encoded by the coding sequence ATGAGCCATTCCCTCGCATCGAAGACCAGCACCGACGGGCCTGTCACCGTCATCAAGAGCTACGTCGTGCCGACGGGCGAAGCCGACCGCTTCACCGTCGTGTACCAGGAGAACGCCCGGATCATGGCGGCCCAGCCCGGCTTTCTCCGCTCCCGCCTGCACCGGCCCCTCGCTGAAGGCCCGGAGACCCGCTTCGTCCACATCGCGGAGTGGACGTCGGGGACCGCGCTCGACAAGGCCACCGACAATCCCGAGTGGCATGCCTCGCTGCAGCGCATGTTCGACGACCCCGACCTGCACATCACCTCAGAACCGGCGAGCTACCGCGTAGTCGTGGAACTCCACCCCTCCTGA
- a CDS encoding N-acetylmuramoyl-L-alanine amidase, which yields MFLPLRSITLHRRKKALGVPLGIAVSALVAGSLLTLPGHALADGPSATADSRQQALLAAAEEFDIPSSVLLALSHQESAWEGHGALPSTDGGYGPMNLTDVTPTILAGGAAGAAGRTDLDSLSADPALHTLRQAAELTGLPVKSLREDDTANIRGGAALLASYEKELVGATPADPSQWYGAVARYSQAKQKQAAASFADRVFRTIRSGASATTQDGQRVRLAAGPTVSPAREQINSLRLTSSSTEAATECPPTVACTFVAGSPVGRQVADRPTNGIRIDTIVIHDLESTYDAGVAGLANPTNPSATHYVMSSTGAVTQMVPTKDIAFHAGNYSTNLHSIGIEHEGYAAHGAAWYSEAQYQSTADLVKYLADRFDIPLDRQHVIGHDNVAGPNSALVSGMHWDPGYAWDWNHFMSLLDAPVSGVSEVPQTGSVVSIKPSFADNVQTLQICPSDDPTGQTTSCTEQQHPANFVYLHTAPSETAPLFGDQAIHGTAPGTGRVNDWGSTAQAGQQFVVADVQDDWTAIWFSGAKVWFHNPGGVNTRTSYGVKIIKPAGTAPVSLYGSSYPDKAEYPAGLGASTQAPLNMYGIPTGQAYVATREAAATDDYFPSSGAVVIGGRKMYTIQYNHRVALVYANDVTATTAVHHWENDGN from the coding sequence ATGTTTCTTCCTCTGAGGAGCATCACCTTGCACAGAAGAAAGAAGGCCCTTGGCGTGCCCCTCGGCATCGCCGTGAGCGCGTTGGTCGCGGGCTCCCTGCTCACCCTGCCCGGCCACGCACTCGCCGACGGCCCGAGCGCGACCGCGGACTCTCGCCAACAGGCGCTGCTGGCCGCTGCCGAGGAGTTCGACATCCCGTCGAGCGTGCTGCTCGCCCTCTCCCACCAGGAGTCGGCATGGGAGGGCCACGGCGCCTTGCCGAGCACCGACGGCGGTTACGGACCCATGAACCTCACGGACGTCACCCCCACCATATTGGCGGGCGGTGCCGCGGGAGCGGCGGGCCGCACCGACCTCGACTCCCTCTCCGCGGACCCCGCCCTGCACACCCTGCGCCAGGCGGCCGAGCTGACCGGGCTGCCCGTCAAGTCCCTGCGCGAGGACGACACCGCGAACATCCGCGGGGGTGCCGCCCTGCTCGCCTCGTACGAGAAGGAGTTGGTCGGAGCGACCCCCGCGGACCCCTCCCAGTGGTACGGAGCCGTGGCCCGGTACAGCCAGGCCAAGCAGAAGCAGGCGGCTGCCTCCTTCGCCGACCGCGTCTTTCGCACCATCCGCAGCGGCGCCTCGGCGACGACCCAGGACGGCCAGCGCGTACGTCTGGCCGCCGGACCTACCGTCAGTCCCGCCCGGGAGCAGATCAACTCGTTGCGTCTGACGTCCTCTTCGACGGAAGCCGCCACCGAATGCCCACCGACCGTCGCCTGCACGTTCGTCGCCGGATCACCGGTCGGCCGTCAGGTCGCCGACCGACCGACCAACGGCATCCGCATCGACACGATCGTCATCCATGACCTGGAGTCCACTTACGACGCCGGCGTGGCGGGCTTGGCGAACCCCACGAACCCGAGCGCGACCCACTACGTGATGTCCTCGACCGGCGCGGTCACTCAGATGGTGCCCACCAAGGACATCGCCTTCCACGCGGGGAACTACTCGACCAACCTGCACTCGATCGGCATCGAGCACGAGGGGTACGCCGCGCACGGCGCCGCCTGGTACTCGGAGGCGCAGTACCAGTCCACGGCGGACCTGGTGAAGTACCTGGCCGATCGGTTTGACATCCCGCTGGACCGGCAGCACGTCATCGGCCATGACAACGTTGCCGGGCCCAACTCCGCCCTGGTCTCCGGTATGCACTGGGACCCTGGTTACGCCTGGGACTGGAACCACTTCATGAGCCTGCTCGACGCCCCCGTCAGCGGCGTATCCGAGGTGCCGCAGACGGGCTCCGTCGTGTCGATCAAGCCGTCGTTCGCGGACAACGTGCAAACCCTGCAGATCTGTCCCTCCGACGACCCGACCGGCCAGACGACCAGCTGCACCGAGCAGCAGCACCCGGCCAACTTCGTCTACCTGCACACCGCCCCGAGCGAGACGGCCCCGCTCTTCGGCGACCAGGCGATCCACGGCACCGCGCCCGGCACCGGCCGGGTGAACGACTGGGGCAGCACGGCTCAGGCCGGGCAGCAGTTCGTCGTCGCGGATGTCCAGGACGACTGGACCGCGATCTGGTTCAGCGGTGCGAAGGTGTGGTTCCACAACCCCGGCGGCGTCAACACCCGTACCAGCTACGGAGTGAAAATCATCAAGCCCGCGGGCACCGCTCCCGTGTCCCTCTACGGCTCCAGCTACCCCGACAAGGCCGAGTACCCGGCCGGCCTGGGCGCCTCCACGCAGGCACCGCTGAACATGTACGGCATCCCGACCGGACAGGCATACGTGGCCACGCGGGAAGCGGCCGCCACCGACGACTACTTCCCCTCCAGCGGCGCGGTGGTCATCGGAGGCAGGAAGATGTACACCATCCAGTACAACCACCGGGTCGCCCTGGTCTACGCGAACGACGTCACCGCGACCACAGCCGTCCACCACTGGGAGAATGACGGCAACTGA
- a CDS encoding sigma factor translates to MDREQDDETVPIVELLDERRRLLNVAYWMLGRSRDADDVVAEAYRRWYGLSDDHRTQIAEPRSWLVETVGGICLERLAPTGRSHPGPVGAAPSHDLDEEVSQALLDALDTLAPAERAAFVLNDVFGMAPGTVAAIVGQTEQECGELAARGRHSLRTRWAHPTRPQQHDRVARAVRRACVAERPERLRSLLAPDATVFFDGGGKVRTLTRPVHGARRVTRSLLTLLAGRPGTTLHCQSVNGRTGIVVRYGDEVAAVISLDVAGDHVVQIWAVLNPDKLRHWNRAATQEK, encoded by the coding sequence ATGGACCGGGAACAGGACGACGAGACGGTGCCGATCGTGGAACTGCTCGACGAGCGACGGCGGCTGCTCAACGTGGCCTACTGGATGCTGGGCCGGAGCCGGGACGCCGACGACGTCGTGGCGGAGGCCTACCGGCGCTGGTACGGCCTGTCCGACGACCACAGGACCCAGATCGCCGAACCCCGGTCCTGGCTGGTGGAGACCGTCGGCGGCATCTGTCTGGAGCGCTTGGCGCCGACCGGGCGGTCGCACCCGGGCCCGGTCGGCGCGGCGCCCTCTCATGACCTGGACGAAGAGGTGAGCCAGGCCCTTCTCGATGCGCTGGACACGCTGGCACCGGCCGAGCGGGCCGCATTCGTCCTCAACGACGTGTTCGGGATGGCTCCGGGAACGGTCGCCGCCATTGTCGGACAGACGGAACAGGAATGCGGCGAACTCGCCGCCCGGGGCCGGCACAGCCTTCGGACCAGGTGGGCACATCCCACTAGACCGCAGCAGCACGACCGTGTGGCGCGAGCGGTCCGCCGGGCCTGCGTGGCGGAGAGACCCGAGCGCCTGAGGTCCCTCCTGGCACCGGACGCCACCGTGTTCTTCGACGGAGGCGGCAAGGTCAGAACCCTGACCCGGCCCGTCCACGGCGCACGGCGCGTCACCCGCAGCCTGCTGACCCTCCTGGCCGGGCGCCCCGGCACCACACTGCACTGCCAGTCCGTCAACGGCCGCACCGGGATAGTGGTGCGCTACGGCGACGAGGTCGCCGCGGTCATCAGTCTCGACGTCGCGGGTGACCACGTCGTGCAGATCTGGGCGGTCCTCAACCCTGACAAGCTCCGCCACTGGAACCGGGCCGCCACACAGGAGAAATGA
- a CDS encoding NAD(P)/FAD-dependent oxidoreductase: MEHGRRPRPRRSAERPCIRPPLSKGYLLGKEDRESIFVHPENWYREHDVDLMTGTRVTAVDAHTRQVELTGGRRMSYTKLLLATGSSPRRLTVPGADVDKRCTSAAWETASGSRPPSPPGARIVVVGGGWIGLETAAAARTAGALVTILEHSELPLLNVLGREAAEVFADLHRDQGVVLRPHAAVERITGDGTRADGVQLADGTRLPADAVVVGIGITPNVRLAEAAGL, encoded by the coding sequence GTGGAACACGGACGTCGTCCGCGCCCTCGGCGCAGTGCGGAGCGCCCCTGCATCCGACCGCCGCTGTCCAAGGGGTACCTGCTGGGCAAGGAGGACCGCGAGTCCATATTCGTGCATCCCGAGAACTGGTACCGCGAGCACGACGTCGACCTGATGACCGGAACGCGTGTGACGGCCGTCGACGCACACACCCGCCAGGTCGAGCTCACCGGCGGACGCCGGATGTCCTACACCAAACTGCTCCTGGCGACCGGATCGTCTCCCCGCCGGCTGACGGTGCCCGGGGCGGACGTGGACAAGCGCTGTACCAGCGCCGCGTGGGAGACAGCGAGCGGCTCAAGGCCGCCTTCACCCCCCGGGGCCCGGATCGTGGTCGTCGGCGGCGGCTGGATCGGCTTGGAGACCGCCGCGGCGGCCCGGACGGCCGGGGCACTGGTGACCATCCTGGAGCACTCCGAGCTGCCGTTGCTGAACGTACTCGGCCGGGAGGCGGCCGAGGTCTTCGCCGACCTGCACCGGGATCAAGGGGTGGTCCTGCGGCCCCACGCCGCCGTCGAGCGCATCACCGGTGACGGCACCCGCGCCGACGGCGTCCAGCTCGCCGACGGAACCCGACTGCCTGCCGACGCCGTGGTGGTGGGCATCGGCATCACCCCCAACGTCCGGCTCGCCGAGGCCGCGGGGCTGTAG
- a CDS encoding alpha/beta fold hydrolase, which produces MPAILIHGVPDTHRVWNGVRLHLTRSDVEAWDLPGFGTPRPTGFGSSKEEYVDWLVERLERVGEPVDLVGHDWGCILTARVASLRPDLVRTWAGGNGPISSRYVWHPLAETWQDLVAGERFMAELDPESFAKDLVNGFDAPAEPVEEMVRHVDGTMKDSILRLYRSAVTMGTEWEPALSNVTAPALVFWGERDPACQIEFGDELGAALRATRVLHLDCNHWTVLERPAEVAAALEAHWAQGTGR; this is translated from the coding sequence ATGCCCGCCATCCTCATCCACGGCGTTCCCGACACCCACCGCGTGTGGAACGGCGTACGCCTTCACCTGACCCGCTCCGACGTCGAGGCCTGGGACCTGCCCGGATTCGGCACCCCCCGCCCCACCGGCTTCGGCTCCAGCAAGGAGGAGTACGTCGACTGGCTCGTCGAACGCCTCGAGCGCGTCGGCGAGCCCGTGGACCTGGTCGGTCACGACTGGGGCTGCATCCTCACCGCCCGCGTCGCCTCCCTCCGCCCCGACCTGGTGCGCACCTGGGCCGGTGGCAACGGACCCATCAGCTCCCGCTACGTCTGGCACCCGCTGGCCGAAACCTGGCAGGACCTCGTCGCCGGCGAGCGGTTCATGGCCGAACTGGACCCTGAGTCCTTCGCGAAGGACCTGGTGAACGGCTTCGACGCGCCCGCCGAACCGGTGGAGGAGATGGTCCGGCACGTCGACGGCACGATGAAGGACAGCATCCTGCGGCTGTACCGGTCGGCCGTGACCATGGGGACGGAGTGGGAACCGGCCCTGTCGAACGTCACCGCACCCGCGCTGGTGTTCTGGGGCGAGCGCGACCCGGCCTGCCAGATCGAGTTCGGCGACGAACTCGGCGCCGCCCTGCGCGCCACCCGCGTCCTCCATCTCGACTGCAACCACTGGACGGTGCTGGAGCGGCCCGCGGAGGTGGCCGCCGCCCTCGAAGCGCACTGGGCGCAGGGCACCGGACGCTAG